One window of Anaerolineales bacterium genomic DNA carries:
- a CDS encoding glycosyltransferase, translating to MARRLAESVLAVFSKDFYLDIKHRLPSSLKPSYLRRVFSFVAGANLTRKWMENWLQSNRVSADEVICNTFWFDELAMGIGLAKKKYPSLRVISRTHGYDLYEELYGDWPCRLRAIELIDGLFPDSDIGVNYLREKYPQFKEKYEAALLGVKDPGGVARPSEDGVLRFVSCSNFHPVKRIDLLFESVMTAAKKRPSQRIEWTHFGGVGEIRQQYTQRVINEFPANAKASFPGYKSQHELLQTYLSNPVDIFLNVSSTEGTSVAMMEAVSCGIPVIATAVGGNVEVVREKNGLLLSANPTPDEIADALLSVCDNREAWLKKRQGSREVWQERYNETTNFEAFAQKLVEIRKR from the coding sequence ATGGCTAGACGATTGGCTGAAAGCGTATTGGCAGTTTTCTCGAAGGATTTTTATCTTGATATAAAGCATCGCTTACCTTCCTCGCTCAAGCCTTCCTATTTGCGGAGAGTATTTTCTTTTGTTGCAGGTGCAAACCTAACCCGCAAGTGGATGGAGAATTGGTTGCAGTCCAACCGTGTTTCTGCAGATGAAGTGATTTGCAATACTTTCTGGTTTGACGAACTTGCAATGGGAATTGGTTTGGCGAAGAAGAAGTATCCTTCTTTGCGTGTTATCTCGCGCACTCACGGCTATGACCTATACGAGGAACTCTATGGCGACTGGCCCTGCCGTCTGCGGGCGATAGAGTTGATCGATGGTTTATTCCCCGATTCTGATATTGGCGTGAATTATTTGCGGGAAAAATATCCCCAGTTCAAAGAGAAATATGAAGCGGCGTTGCTTGGCGTAAAAGACCCGGGTGGAGTTGCCAGACCATCTGAAGATGGTGTGCTGCGATTTGTCTCTTGTTCCAATTTTCATCCAGTAAAACGCATTGATTTGCTTTTTGAAAGCGTCATGACTGCCGCGAAAAAACGACCCTCGCAAAGAATCGAATGGACACACTTTGGCGGTGTGGGAGAAATCAGGCAGCAATACACGCAACGGGTTATAAATGAATTCCCAGCCAATGCTAAGGCGAGTTTTCCCGGTTACAAAAGCCAGCATGAATTATTGCAAACTTACCTTTCTAACCCTGTGGATATCTTCCTCAATGTCAGTTCCACCGAAGGGACATCGGTTGCGATGATGGAAGCTGTTAGTTGCGGAATCCCTGTCATTGCCACAGCGGTGGGAGGGAATGTGGAAGTTGTCCGCGAGAAAAATGGATTGTTGCTCAGCGCAAACCCTACGCCAGATGAAATTGCAGATGCACTATTGAGTGTTTGTGATAATCGTGAGGCATGGCTAAAGAAACGCCAGGGCAGCCGTGAGGTTTGGCAGGAACGATATAATGAAACGACCAACTTTGAGGCGTTTGCCCAAAAACTGGTCGAGATAAGGAAGCGTTGA
- a CDS encoding NTP transferase domain-containing protein produces MRAVILAGGKGARLAPYTTVLPKPLMPIGEMPILEIVIRQLQKKGFDDITLATGYLAELLMAYCGDGSKFNTRIDYSREEQPLGTAGPIALVPNLTDTFLVMNGDLLTTIDYSAMLNYHRERGALATVACYQRDVKIDLGVIEVDNDNWISNYIEKPTYHYSVSMGIYLFEPEILNYIPKGERLDLPELVLKLMGDGNKVNVFHFDGYWLDIGRHDDYERAIEEFAKHREAFLPNEK; encoded by the coding sequence ATGCGAGCAGTCATCCTTGCGGGCGGCAAGGGCGCCCGCCTTGCCCCGTACACAACCGTTCTCCCCAAGCCGCTCATGCCCATCGGTGAAATGCCGATCCTTGAGATCGTGATTCGTCAATTGCAGAAAAAAGGTTTCGACGACATTACGTTGGCAACCGGCTACCTCGCCGAATTACTCATGGCATACTGCGGTGACGGGAGCAAATTCAATACTCGAATTGATTACTCCCGCGAAGAACAGCCCCTCGGCACGGCGGGACCAATTGCCCTCGTCCCGAACTTGACCGACACCTTCTTAGTGATGAACGGTGATTTATTAACTACCATTGATTACAGCGCCATGCTCAACTATCACCGTGAACGCGGCGCACTTGCCACGGTGGCTTGCTATCAGCGCGATGTAAAAATTGACCTCGGCGTGATCGAAGTAGATAACGATAACTGGATTTCGAACTACATCGAAAAGCCTACCTATCATTACTCGGTCAGCATGGGCATTTACCTCTTCGAGCCGGAGATTTTGAACTACATCCCCAAAGGTGAGCGGCTGGATTTACCCGAACTGGTCTTGAAGTTGATGGGCGATGGGAATAAGGTCAACGTCTTCCATTTCGATGGCTACTGGCTCGATATCGGCAGGCACGATGATTATGAACGTGCCATTGAAGAGTTTGCGAAGCATCGTGAAGCGTTTTTGCCTAACGAAAAATAA
- a CDS encoding SDR family NAD(P)-dependent oxidoreductase: MNWNGKKVLVTGAGGFIASHLVEHLVREGAQVRGFVRYNSRNDLGMLKWLAPEILSQVEIMQGDLRDNEAVRNAVRGADTVFHLGALIAIPYSYVNPREVIDVNIMGTLNVLMAARDFGTRRVVHTSTSEVYGTAQYVPIDEKHPLQGQSPYSASKIGADRIAESFYRSFETPVVTLRPFNTFGPGQSMRAVIPTIIVQALTRDEVKLGSLEPSRDFTFAKDTANGFVKVAEAEGVLGEEINLGNDNTIRIGDLAEKIFKLIGKTPKIVADPQRVRPGKSEVMKLWASNEKAKRMIGWEPRISLDEGLRATIEWISAHIDLYRPDQYTV, translated from the coding sequence ATGAATTGGAACGGTAAAAAAGTTTTGGTCACCGGCGCAGGCGGATTTATCGCCAGCCATTTGGTGGAACATCTTGTGCGTGAAGGCGCGCAGGTGCGCGGGTTTGTGCGTTACAACTCGCGTAATGATCTCGGTATGTTGAAATGGCTCGCGCCTGAAATTCTTTCGCAGGTGGAGATCATGCAAGGCGACCTGCGCGATAACGAAGCGGTGCGCAACGCTGTGCGCGGCGCGGACACTGTCTTTCATCTTGGCGCGTTGATCGCGATTCCATATTCGTATGTGAACCCGCGTGAAGTGATCGATGTGAATATCATGGGCACGCTCAACGTGCTGATGGCGGCGCGAGATTTTGGAACGCGCCGTGTGGTGCATACTTCCACAAGTGAGGTGTACGGCACAGCGCAGTATGTGCCAATCGATGAGAAGCACCCGTTGCAGGGACAGTCGCCCTACTCTGCCAGCAAGATTGGCGCGGACCGCATTGCTGAAAGTTTTTATCGCTCGTTTGAAACGCCGGTGGTTACGCTGCGCCCCTTCAACACGTTTGGTCCGGGTCAGTCCATGCGTGCGGTCATCCCGACCATCATCGTGCAGGCGCTCACACGTGATGAAGTCAAACTCGGCAGCCTTGAGCCTTCGCGCGATTTCACCTTTGCAAAAGATACCGCCAACGGTTTTGTGAAAGTCGCCGAAGCCGAAGGTGTGTTGGGCGAAGAGATCAACCTCGGCAACGACAATACCATTCGTATCGGTGACCTTGCCGAAAAGATTTTCAAACTCATCGGCAAGACCCCAAAAATTGTGGCTGATCCCCAGCGTGTGCGACCGGGCAAAAGCGAAGTGATGAAGTTGTGGGCGTCGAATGAAAAAGCCAAACGCATGATCGGATGGGAACCCCGCATCTCTCTCGACGAAGGCTTGCGCGCCACCATCGAGTGGATCTCTGCTCACATTGATCTCTACCGACCCGACCAATACACGGTGTAA
- a CDS encoding GDP-mannose 4,6-dehydratase codes for MKRALITGISGFVGRHLRDELIREGWNVYGFDIRPAGENVFVGDLSDRAALTRAVADCQPDAVFHLAGIIKSQDPQAYYTSNLFGTLNLLDAVMQMEKRPKVVLASSSAVYGLTKSARPITERSPLRPVTEYAVSKVAQENAALRYHYAFGLDVVIVRMFNLLGPGQSPDLACSAFARQIALAEISGQNEIVTGNLDAKRDFVDVRDAAHAFAMLAEKGKAGETYNVCSGNSVAIQQCLSEMLLRSKKQLSARVDPARVQKNDVPVQVGSFQKLHKAAGWNPRIPLNESLADLLNDWRERVKVELK; via the coding sequence ATGAAACGCGCATTGATTACGGGTATTTCTGGTTTTGTTGGCAGACATCTGAGAGATGAACTCATCCGCGAGGGATGGAATGTTTATGGATTCGACATCCGCCCGGCGGGAGAGAATGTTTTCGTGGGTGACCTCTCTGACCGCGCGGCTCTGACTCGTGCCGTAGCAGATTGCCAGCCTGATGCCGTGTTTCACCTTGCGGGCATTATCAAATCACAAGACCCGCAAGCTTATTACACTTCTAATCTGTTTGGGACGCTGAATCTTCTTGATGCGGTTATGCAAATGGAGAAGCGACCCAAGGTGGTGTTGGCAAGTTCTAGCGCGGTTTATGGCTTAACCAAGAGCGCACGACCCATTACAGAACGTTCCCCTTTGCGACCAGTGACAGAGTATGCCGTTAGCAAGGTGGCGCAAGAGAATGCGGCTCTGCGGTATCATTATGCGTTCGGGTTGGACGTGGTCATCGTGCGGATGTTCAACTTGCTCGGTCCCGGACAATCGCCGGATCTGGCTTGCTCGGCGTTTGCGCGCCAGATCGCGTTGGCAGAGATTTCGGGGCAAAATGAAATTGTCACCGGCAACCTCGATGCCAAACGTGATTTTGTAGATGTGCGAGATGCTGCACATGCCTTTGCCATGCTCGCAGAAAAAGGCAAAGCCGGTGAGACTTATAATGTTTGCTCAGGAAACTCGGTCGCGATTCAGCAATGTTTGAGTGAGATGCTGCTCAGGTCGAAGAAGCAGCTATCGGCTAGGGTTGATCCGGCGCGAGTTCAAAAGAACGATGTTCCCGTGCAGGTTGGAAGTTTCCAGAAGCTGCACAAGGCTGCGGGTTGGAATCCGCGCATTCCTCTAAATGAATCTTTAGCAGACTTGCTCAACGATTGGCGTGAGCGGGTCAAAGTGGAGTTGAAATGA
- a CDS encoding glycosyltransferase family 2 protein, which produces MKIAVIICTRNRFDDFIKTLPSIVAQSRPPDELIVVDSSDEKKLESYFGSVDLSFPIRYFHTQPGLTLQRNHGISECSNDLIFFFDDDVDLNKNYLAEVEKIFVSDIHCEIGAVGGKIIKNIPPTPRLKFEVALFGFIRLIFGVVGTRNGKFYPSGMPSHPRRNQPSGYIECLSGCCMAFRREVFEKAKFDEALAHYGLMEDVDISKQTLDAGYKIYYQTSAILIHNESPMNRLKVQQWAEMSVVNYDYLFRKSWAQEKWRWLFYYWALIGLFAVNFHSLKGLTGTFNGVKKVFSK; this is translated from the coding sequence ATGAAAATTGCTGTCATTATTTGCACTCGAAATCGTTTTGACGACTTCATAAAGACTCTGCCTTCCATTGTGGCACAATCTCGCCCGCCAGATGAGTTGATCGTCGTCGATTCTTCGGACGAAAAAAAACTTGAAAGCTATTTTGGTTCAGTTGATCTGTCATTCCCCATACGCTACTTTCACACCCAGCCTGGCTTGACCTTGCAACGTAATCACGGCATCAGTGAATGTTCAAACGATCTGATTTTTTTCTTCGATGATGATGTGGACTTGAACAAAAACTATCTTGCCGAAGTGGAGAAAATTTTTGTCAGTGATATACACTGTGAGATCGGCGCCGTGGGTGGCAAAATTATAAAGAACATACCGCCCACACCCCGGTTAAAATTTGAAGTTGCACTCTTTGGTTTTATTCGCCTCATCTTCGGTGTGGTAGGAACTCGTAATGGAAAATTCTATCCATCTGGTATGCCATCGCATCCACGCAGAAACCAGCCAAGCGGATATATCGAATGCCTCTCTGGTTGTTGCATGGCATTTCGACGCGAGGTTTTTGAGAAAGCAAAATTTGATGAAGCTCTGGCTCATTATGGTCTGATGGAAGATGTGGACATTTCAAAACAGACTCTCGATGCCGGGTATAAAATCTACTATCAAACTTCTGCCATTCTCATCCACAACGAAAGCCCGATGAACCGTCTCAAAGTTCAGCAATGGGCTGAGATGAGTGTGGTCAACTATGATTATCTCTTCCGCAAGAGTTGGGCGCAGGAGAAATGGCGCTGGCTTTTTTATTATTGGGCTTTGATTGGTTTGTTTGCCGTAAATTTTCACAGCCTCAAAGGCTTGACCGGCACGTTCAACGGAGTGAAGAAGGTTTTTAGTAAATGA
- a CDS encoding glycosyltransferase family 4 protein, with protein MFNSLKRTFPKFFRAVFALRDWVETIPARLQLSALQKSDTFAAAYLSPQFPNPPAQRSEFAHGGAVKLTYLAENFPHHFPAANLLYAVSSVAHPLHIEILERAKRKGLKIIVNQNGVAFPAWDGDNHEGSNRSLKQIISFADFIVYQSQFCRDSAERYISPPDAPSEIVCNPVDTRLFSPEACQAKPEILTLLLGGNQYEKYRLELALQTLKALHHEVPNAKLIVTGNLWLPRDEAEAWTKQALHDMNLTEYVTFTGTYAQSDAPKLYSQAHLLLHTKYADPSPGLVGEAMALGMPVVHLDNGGVPELVGDAGIGVHVQHDWNKINLPDPQAMSDAVMRVYARREEYSQKARQRAVDLFSLEKFVAKHKEIFEKVLSS; from the coding sequence ATGTTCAACTCTCTCAAGCGCACATTCCCGAAATTCTTTCGGGCTGTGTTTGCTTTGCGAGATTGGGTGGAGACCATCCCTGCCCGCTTGCAACTTTCAGCGCTTCAAAAATCCGACACATTTGCAGCCGCCTATCTCAGTCCGCAATTTCCCAACCCTCCTGCGCAGCGCAGTGAATTTGCCCACGGTGGCGCTGTCAAGTTGACCTATCTTGCAGAGAATTTTCCGCATCATTTTCCTGCCGCCAATTTGTTGTATGCGGTTAGCAGTGTGGCTCATCCTTTGCACATCGAAATTCTTGAGCGGGCAAAGCGCAAAGGATTAAAAATAATTGTTAATCAAAATGGCGTAGCTTTCCCTGCATGGGATGGCGATAACCATGAAGGCTCGAATCGCTCATTGAAACAAATCATCAGCTTTGCAGACTTTATCGTTTATCAAAGTCAATTTTGCAGAGATAGCGCGGAACGTTATATCTCCCCTCCGGATGCCCCAAGCGAGATCGTCTGCAATCCAGTGGATACCCGCCTCTTTTCGCCCGAGGCTTGTCAGGCAAAACCTGAAATCTTGACCTTACTTTTAGGCGGCAACCAATACGAAAAATATCGCCTTGAACTGGCGTTGCAAACGCTCAAAGCATTGCATCATGAAGTACCAAATGCAAAGCTGATCGTTACTGGCAACCTCTGGCTTCCGCGTGATGAAGCCGAAGCATGGACGAAGCAAGCCCTGCACGATATGAACCTGACCGAATATGTGACCTTTACCGGAACTTACGCCCAAAGCGACGCGCCGAAACTATATTCACAGGCGCATCTCTTACTGCATACTAAATATGCTGATCCATCGCCAGGGCTGGTTGGAGAAGCAATGGCGTTGGGAATGCCGGTTGTCCACTTGGATAATGGAGGTGTGCCAGAGTTGGTCGGTGATGCAGGGATTGGTGTGCATGTGCAACACGATTGGAATAAGATCAACCTGCCAGATCCGCAAGCAATGTCAGATGCGGTAATGCGAGTTTATGCCCGCCGAGAAGAGTATTCACAAAAAGCACGTCAACGGGCTGTAGACTTATTCTCTTTGGAAAAGTTTGTGGCTAAGCACAAAGAGATATTTGAGAAGGTTTTAAGTTCATGA